One window from the genome of Paracoccus marcusii encodes:
- a CDS encoding hydroxypyruvate isomerase family protein yields MTDLSERATMTRRGLFHGASGLAALGAGLGAVPLMAQDAQPAGLQGNINHSVARWTFGDLPLADLCQLARQTGLGAIDLCGPDDWPVLAEHGLASSMCNGAEISLEDGWADPANHDELTERYLRHIPLVAEAGHVNLICFSGNRRGMSDEDGLRHCAEGLSRILPAARDAGVVLQMELLNSRVNHPDYMCDRSAWGVALCERLQSPQFKLLYDIYHMQIMEGDVIRTIMRDHRWFGHYHTAGNPGRNDPDDSQELNYPAICRAIRDTGYQGWVAQEFIPRDPAPQAAAASLRDAVLTCDV; encoded by the coding sequence ATGACCGATCTGTCGGAACGCGCGACCATGACCCGGCGCGGACTGTTTCACGGCGCCAGCGGCCTTGCGGCGCTTGGGGCGGGGCTGGGGGCGGTGCCCCTGATGGCCCAGGATGCGCAGCCTGCGGGGCTGCAGGGCAACATCAACCATTCCGTGGCGCGCTGGACCTTTGGCGACCTGCCGCTGGCCGACCTGTGCCAGCTGGCCCGCCAGACCGGCCTGGGCGCGATCGACCTGTGCGGTCCGGACGACTGGCCGGTGCTGGCCGAACACGGGCTGGCCAGTTCGATGTGCAACGGCGCCGAGATCAGCTTGGAGGATGGCTGGGCGGACCCCGCCAACCACGACGAACTGACCGAACGTTATCTGCGTCACATCCCGCTGGTCGCGGAGGCGGGGCATGTGAACCTGATCTGCTTCAGCGGCAACCGCAGGGGCATGTCCGACGAAGACGGCCTGCGCCATTGCGCCGAGGGCCTGTCGCGCATCCTGCCTGCCGCCCGCGACGCCGGGGTCGTGCTGCAGATGGAGCTGCTGAACAGCCGCGTCAATCATCCCGATTACATGTGCGACCGCAGCGCATGGGGCGTGGCGCTGTGCGAACGGCTGCAAAGCCCGCAGTTCAAGTTGCTCTATGACATCTACCACATGCAGATCATGGAGGGCGACGTGATCCGCACCATCATGCGCGACCATCGCTGGTTCGGGCATTACCACACCGCCGGCAATCCCGGCCGCAACGACCCTGACGACAGTCAGGAACTGAACTATCCCGCGATCTGCAGGGCGATCCGGGACACGGGCTATCAGGGTTGG
- a CDS encoding ABC transporter substrate-binding protein encodes MRKTLIATTALMGLTAVPALSETIGISIPAATHGWAGALNFHAERTVARLSEANPDLEFVLTTTSDPGQQVSDLEDMVATRGIDALVVLPFESEPLTGPIQRIADSGVWVTVVDRGLAQEGIENLYVAGDNDSFGRTAGQYFADTLDEGAKVVVMRGIASTVDNERVAGFEAALEGSGIEVLAMDHGNWNRDTAFNLMQDWLSRFPEIDAVWAADDDMAVGALAAIDQAGRTEEMFVVGGAGMKEMVQRIQDGDPTVPVNVTYPPAMISTAIEMTALGLTSGAPMSGEFIIASELITPENAESFYFEDSPY; translated from the coding sequence ATGAGAAAGACCCTGATTGCCACGACCGCCCTGATGGGCCTGACCGCTGTCCCGGCGCTGTCGGAAACCATCGGCATCTCGATCCCGGCGGCGACGCATGGCTGGGCGGGGGCGCTGAACTTTCACGCCGAACGCACCGTCGCGCGGCTGTCCGAGGCGAACCCCGATCTGGAATTCGTGCTGACCACGACCTCCGATCCCGGGCAGCAGGTGTCGGACCTTGAGGACATGGTGGCCACCCGCGGCATCGACGCACTGGTCGTCCTGCCCTTCGAATCCGAGCCCCTGACCGGCCCGATCCAGCGCATCGCCGACAGCGGCGTCTGGGTCACCGTCGTCGACCGCGGCCTGGCCCAGGAGGGCATCGAGAACCTGTATGTCGCAGGCGACAACGACAGCTTCGGCCGCACCGCAGGCCAGTATTTCGCCGATACCCTGGACGAGGGCGCCAAGGTCGTCGTGATGCGCGGCATCGCCTCCACCGTCGACAACGAGCGAGTGGCGGGTTTCGAGGCTGCGCTGGAAGGGTCGGGCATCGAGGTGCTGGCCATGGATCACGGCAATTGGAACCGCGACACGGCCTTCAACCTAATGCAGGATTGGCTGTCGCGCTTCCCCGAGATCGATGCGGTCTGGGCGGCGGATGACGACATGGCCGTGGGCGCGCTGGCGGCCATCGACCAAGCCGGCCGCACCGAGGAGATGTTCGTCGTCGGCGGCGCCGGGATGAAGGAGATGGTCCAGCGCATCCAGGACGGCGATCCGACGGTTCCGGTGAACGTGACCTATCCGCCGGCGATGATCTCGACCGCGATCGAGATGACCGCTTTGGGTCTGACCTCCGGTGCGCCCATGTCGGGCGAATTCATCATCGCCTCCGAGCTGATCACCCCGGAGAACGCCGAGAGCTTCTATTTCGAAGACAGCCCGTACTGA
- a CDS encoding ABC transporter permease, with translation MSMATTAPTRRPRVNLAVVAPIVALIVLVLIGMALNPNFLSFANITNVLARSAFIGIIAIGMTFVITAGGLDLSVGSMAAFVAGLMILVMNMLTESMGGGLPVILIGIALALFTGLAAGFINGILITRAGIEAFILTLGTMGIYRSLVTWLADGGTLSLGYEMRELYRPVYYEGILGISWPIIVFAVLAILGEITMRHTAFGRHCAAIGSNEKVARYSSVAVLRVRLMTYVLLGTLVGIAVVMYVPRLGSASATTGLLWELEAIAAVIIGGTLLKGGFGRVWGTVVGVLILSLIGNLLNLTDFVSPYLNGAIQGVVIILAVVLQRNTGAAR, from the coding sequence ATGAGTATGGCAACCACCGCCCCGACCCGGCGTCCCAGGGTCAATCTGGCCGTCGTCGCGCCCATCGTGGCGCTGATCGTGCTGGTCCTGATCGGCATGGCGCTGAACCCGAACTTCCTCAGCTTTGCCAACATCACGAACGTCCTGGCGCGGTCGGCCTTCATCGGCATCATCGCCATCGGCATGACCTTCGTCATCACCGCGGGCGGGCTGGACCTGTCCGTCGGGTCGATGGCGGCCTTTGTCGCCGGGCTGATGATCCTGGTGATGAACATGCTGACCGAAAGCATGGGCGGCGGGCTGCCCGTCATCCTGATCGGCATTGCGCTGGCGCTGTTCACGGGACTGGCCGCGGGCTTCATCAACGGCATCCTGATCACCCGCGCCGGCATCGAGGCGTTCATTCTGACCTTGGGCACGATGGGCATCTATCGCAGCCTCGTGACCTGGCTGGCCGACGGCGGCACGCTGTCCTTGGGCTATGAGATGCGCGAGCTGTACCGCCCCGTCTACTACGAGGGCATCTTGGGGATCAGCTGGCCCATCATCGTCTTTGCCGTGCTGGCGATCCTGGGAGAGATCACCATGCGCCACACCGCCTTCGGTCGCCACTGCGCCGCCATCGGTTCGAACGAGAAGGTCGCGCGCTATTCCTCGGTCGCGGTGCTGCGGGTGCGGTTGATGACCTATGTCCTGCTGGGCACGCTGGTCGGCATCGCGGTCGTGATGTACGTGCCGCGCCTTGGATCGGCATCCGCCACCACGGGCCTGCTGTGGGAACTGGAGGCGATCGCCGCAGTGATCATCGGCGGCACCCTGCTGAAGGGCGGCTTCGGCCGGGTATGGGGCACGGTCGTGGGGGTCCTGATCCTGTCGCTGATCGGCAACCTGCTGAACCTGACTGACTTCGTCAGCCCCTATCTGAACGGTGCCATCCAGGGCGTCGTCATCATCCTTGCCGTCGTGCTGCAGCGAAACACCGGCGCCGCACGCTGA
- a CDS encoding sugar ABC transporter ATP-binding protein: MTDPILALNGVTKSFGPIEILHGVDFALHPGEVHALIGENGAGKSTTMKILAGYLDPTGGQVTWQGKPITFAGSDEAEDLGIIMIHQEFNLAEHLSVDQNVFLGRELRRGLLLDHKAMRAQTADLLGQLQCRVDPGTPVNRISVPDKQMVEIAKALSRKARVLIMDEPTAVLTERETEVLFAQIDRLRAEGVAILYTSHKLGEVKRIADRVTVLRDGTMVRSDLTADVTEDDMATAMVGRELSDLFPPKAAHGAEPILEAQGVSVPGVVHDASLVLHRGEVLGIGGLVGSGRTELAEAIAGLRPRSGTVRLKGQDLPANHVSQAMRAGLVYLTEDRKGAGLLLDKTLRENLTLGQLDQFGSPLIDRKREEAALDTAIGDFAIRAPERGMAVGDLSGGNQQKLLLAKTLLSDPQVVIIDEPTRGIDIGTKQQIYTLIARLAAEGRSIIVISSEMPELIGLASRVVVMHAGRIVGELADAAVTEGNIVRLAMGMDHSQGGHEKDSAA; this comes from the coding sequence ATGACCGATCCCATCCTGGCGCTGAACGGCGTCACCAAGTCCTTTGGTCCCATCGAGATCCTGCACGGTGTCGATTTCGCCCTGCATCCCGGAGAGGTCCACGCCCTGATCGGCGAGAACGGCGCAGGCAAGTCCACGACGATGAAGATCCTGGCCGGATACCTGGACCCCACGGGCGGGCAGGTGACGTGGCAGGGCAAGCCCATCACCTTTGCCGGGTCGGACGAGGCCGAGGATCTGGGCATCATCATGATCCATCAGGAGTTCAACCTGGCCGAACACCTGTCGGTCGATCAGAACGTCTTTCTGGGCCGCGAACTGCGGCGCGGGCTGCTGCTGGATCACAAGGCGATGCGGGCGCAGACGGCCGATCTGTTGGGCCAGCTGCAGTGCCGGGTCGATCCGGGCACGCCGGTCAACCGCATCTCGGTCCCCGACAAGCAGATGGTCGAGATCGCCAAGGCCCTGTCGCGCAAGGCGCGCGTCTTGATCATGGACGAACCGACCGCCGTGCTGACCGAACGCGAGACCGAGGTGCTGTTCGCCCAGATCGACCGCCTGCGGGCGGAAGGGGTGGCGATCCTGTACACCTCGCACAAGCTGGGCGAGGTCAAGCGCATCGCCGACCGCGTGACCGTCCTGCGCGACGGCACGATGGTGCGGTCGGACCTGACCGCCGACGTCACCGAAGACGACATGGCCACCGCGATGGTCGGGCGCGAGCTGTCGGACCTGTTCCCGCCCAAGGCCGCCCACGGGGCCGAGCCGATCCTGGAGGCGCAGGGCGTCAGCGTCCCCGGTGTGGTCCATGACGCGTCCCTGGTGCTGCACCGGGGCGAGGTGCTGGGCATCGGCGGCCTGGTCGGATCGGGGCGCACCGAACTGGCCGAGGCCATCGCGGGCCTGCGCCCGCGCAGCGGCACCGTGCGCCTGAAGGGGCAGGACCTGCCCGCCAACCACGTCTCGCAGGCGATGCGGGCCGGGCTGGTCTATCTGACCGAGGACCGCAAGGGCGCGGGTCTGTTGCTGGACAAGACGCTTCGTGAGAACCTGACCCTGGGCCAGCTGGACCAGTTCGGCAGCCCCCTGATCGACCGCAAGCGCGAGGAGGCCGCGCTGGACACAGCCATCGGCGACTTCGCCATCCGTGCGCCCGAACGCGGCATGGCGGTGGGCGATCTGTCGGGCGGCAACCAGCAGAAGCTGCTGTTGGCCAAGACCCTGCTGTCGGACCCCCAGGTGGTCATCATCGACGAACCCACCCGCGGCATCGACATCGGCACCAAGCAGCAGATCTATACCCTGATCGCACGGTTGGCCGCCGAAGGCCGCAGCATCATCGTCATCTCCTCGGAAATGCCCGAACTGATCGGTCTGGCCAGCCGCGTGGTCGTCATGCACGCTGGTCGCATCGTGGGCGAACTGGCCGACGCGGCCGTGACCGAGGGCAATATCGTGCGTCTGGCCATGGGGATGGACCATTCCCAGGGCGGACATGAAAAGGACAGCGCCGCATGA
- a CDS encoding Gfo/Idh/MocA family protein, translating into MNRPIRLGMVGGGEGAMIGNVHRIAARLDGRFDLIAGALSSDETRAAESARALGITRSYGDFRQMARDEAARPDGIEAVSVCTPNHLHEPVSRAFLEQGIHVICDKPMTATLDQAQALADVAGRSDALFILTHNYSAYPQIRQARAMIARGDLGTLRLVQVEYAQDWLTQDTDSKQAAWRGDPERAGAGGAIGDIGTHAFQLARFVTGELPDRLAADLTSFVPGRRLDDNAHILLRYASGAKGMLWASQVAPGTENGLRLRVYGDKGGLEWQHDTPETLRYTPFGKPAQILRRAGPGSTQDGSRVPPGHPEGYLEGFANLYAEAAQAIRSGTMPDTLPGIRDGLEGLQFIDACIRSNAADVAWVQVTP; encoded by the coding sequence ATGAACCGCCCGATCCGTCTGGGCATGGTCGGGGGCGGCGAGGGGGCGATGATCGGCAACGTCCATCGCATCGCCGCGCGGCTGGATGGCCGGTTCGACCTGATCGCCGGCGCGCTGTCCTCGGACGAGACGCGCGCGGCCGAGAGTGCGCGTGCCTTGGGCATCACCCGCAGCTATGGCGATTTCCGCCAGATGGCACGTGACGAGGCTGCCCGTCCCGACGGGATCGAGGCCGTGTCGGTCTGCACCCCGAACCACCTGCATGAACCCGTGTCGCGCGCCTTTCTGGAACAGGGCATCCATGTCATCTGCGACAAGCCGATGACCGCGACGCTGGATCAGGCGCAGGCCTTGGCCGACGTGGCCGGGCGGTCCGATGCGCTGTTCATCCTGACGCACAACTATTCCGCCTATCCCCAGATCCGGCAGGCCCGGGCAATGATCGCGCGCGGCGATCTGGGCACGCTGCGGCTGGTCCAGGTCGAATACGCCCAGGATTGGCTGACCCAGGACACGGACAGCAAGCAGGCCGCATGGCGCGGCGACCCGGAACGCGCGGGCGCCGGCGGCGCGATCGGCGACATCGGCACGCATGCGTTCCAGTTGGCGCGGTTCGTTACTGGCGAATTGCCCGACCGGCTGGCCGCGGACCTGACCAGCTTCGTCCCCGGCCGCAGGCTGGACGACAACGCGCACATCCTGCTGCGCTATGCGTCGGGGGCCAAGGGGATGCTGTGGGCCTCGCAGGTGGCGCCGGGAACGGAGAACGGCCTGCGGCTGCGGGTCTATGGCGACAAGGGCGGCCTGGAATGGCAGCACGACACGCCCGAGACGCTGAGATACACCCCCTTCGGCAAGCCGGCGCAGATCCTGCGCCGCGCCGGGCCGGGCAGCACCCAGGACGGCAGCCGCGTGCCCCCCGGCCATCCGGAAGGATACTTGGAGGGGTTCGCGAACCTTTATGCCGAGGCCGCGCAGGCGATCCGCAGCGGCACCATGCCCGACACCCTTCCCGGCATCCGCGACGGGCTGGAGGGGTTGCAGTTCATCGACGCCTGCATCCGGTCGAACGCGGCGGATGTGGCCTGGGTCCAGGTGACGCCATGA
- a CDS encoding sugar phosphate isomerase/epimerase family protein, whose protein sequence is MKTIKGPGLFLAQFVGPQAPFDSFGAITAWAADCGYLGVQVPSGAEALIDLDLAAISTTYCDDLKGQANGLAVTELSAHIQGQLVAVHPAFDEAFDGFAPATLRGNPTARQAWAVDQMRKTIDASANLGLDRMAAFSGALAWPYFYPWPQRPAGLVEAAFDELAARWRPILDHADSRGVDICFEIHPGEDLHDGVTFEMFLDRLDQHPRAKMLYDPSHYLLQQLDYLENLDIYADRIGMVHVKDAEFNPTGRQGVYGGFQPWAQRAGRFRSLGDGQVDFGAIFSKLAVMGFDGWAVVEWECAIKHPEDGAREGAAFVRDHIIRVTDRAFDDFADGGADMEANRRMLGLSR, encoded by the coding sequence ATGAAGACGATCAAGGGCCCCGGCCTTTTCCTGGCCCAATTCGTGGGCCCGCAGGCACCGTTCGACAGCTTTGGCGCGATCACGGCATGGGCTGCCGATTGCGGCTATCTGGGCGTGCAGGTGCCGTCGGGGGCGGAGGCACTGATCGACCTGGATCTGGCCGCGATCTCGACCACGTATTGCGACGATCTGAAGGGGCAGGCCAACGGTTTGGCCGTCACCGAACTGTCGGCCCATATCCAGGGTCAGCTGGTCGCCGTCCATCCGGCCTTTGACGAGGCGTTCGACGGGTTCGCGCCGGCCACGCTGCGGGGCAATCCGACGGCCCGTCAGGCGTGGGCGGTGGACCAGATGCGCAAGACCATCGATGCGTCGGCCAACCTTGGCCTTGACCGGATGGCGGCGTTCTCGGGCGCGCTGGCCTGGCCGTACTTCTATCCTTGGCCGCAGCGCCCCGCGGGCCTGGTCGAGGCGGCATTCGACGAACTGGCCGCCCGCTGGCGTCCGATCCTGGACCATGCCGACAGCCGCGGTGTCGACATCTGCTTCGAGATCCATCCCGGAGAAGACCTGCACGACGGCGTCACCTTCGAGATGTTCCTGGACCGTCTGGACCAGCATCCGCGGGCCAAGATGCTGTATGATCCGTCGCACTACCTGCTGCAGCAGCTTGATTACCTTGAGAACCTGGACATCTATGCCGACCGGATCGGCATGGTCCATGTCAAGGACGCCGAATTCAACCCGACTGGTCGGCAGGGCGTTTATGGTGGATTTCAGCCCTGGGCGCAGCGCGCCGGCCGTTTCCGCAGCCTGGGCGACGGTCAGGTCGATTTCGGCGCGATCTTTTCCAAGCTGGCGGTGATGGGGTTCGACGGCTGGGCCGTGGTCGAATGGGAATGCGCCATCAAGCACCCCGAGGACGGCGCCCGCGAAGGGGCGGCCTTCGTGCGCGACCACATCATCCGCGTGACCGACCGCGCTTTTGACGATTTCGCCGATGGGGGTGCCGACATGGAAGCCAACCGCCGCATGCTGGGGCTGTCCCGATGA
- a CDS encoding LacI family DNA-binding transcriptional regulator gives MSDQSRPPRIHDVAKLAGVSVATVSRAISNPSIVSETTRKAVEAAIAQTGYTLNFTARNLRQQQVGGVLALVPNLANPFFSQILSGISEVLRRHNLSLLVMDTTAVPDQPAMKVLGPYLTRSRSDGVIVLDGQMEPGLFASPGCPPLVQACEWIDGLSAPRVLADNVEGGRLAARHLTDLGHRRILHLTGPQGSSLTLSRRQGFLQGLAQAGLPDPDPGDSITGDFTARFGQQMAAQVLAMPDRPTAVFCDNDEMAIGLMHGLIVAGLRVPQDISVMGFDNIEMAAYSSPGLTTIRQHRARLGRRAAEVLLARMQGQQVTDSITLGVDLVVRASTGQAAKT, from the coding sequence GTGTCAGATCAATCGCGTCCACCCCGAATCCATGATGTCGCCAAGCTGGCGGGGGTGTCCGTGGCGACGGTCAGCCGGGCCATCTCGAACCCGTCGATCGTGTCGGAAACCACGCGCAAGGCAGTCGAGGCGGCGATCGCGCAGACCGGCTATACGCTGAACTTCACCGCCCGGAACCTGCGTCAGCAGCAGGTGGGCGGCGTGCTGGCGCTGGTGCCGAACCTGGCCAATCCGTTCTTCTCGCAGATCCTGTCGGGCATCTCCGAGGTGCTGCGCCGCCACAACCTCAGCCTTTTGGTGATGGACACGACCGCGGTGCCTGACCAGCCGGCGATGAAGGTGCTGGGCCCCTATCTGACGCGGTCGCGCTCGGACGGGGTGATCGTGCTGGACGGGCAGATGGAGCCGGGCCTGTTCGCCAGTCCCGGCTGTCCGCCCCTGGTGCAGGCCTGCGAATGGATCGACGGCCTGTCCGCCCCCCGCGTGCTGGCCGACAATGTCGAAGGGGGCCGCCTGGCCGCCCGGCATCTGACCGACCTGGGGCACCGCCGCATCCTGCACCTGACCGGGCCGCAGGGCAGTTCGCTGACCCTGTCGCGCCGCCAGGGCTTCCTGCAGGGTCTGGCGCAGGCGGGGCTGCCCGATCCCGACCCCGGGGACAGCATCACCGGTGATTTCACCGCCCGGTTCGGCCAGCAGATGGCCGCGCAGGTGCTGGCCATGCCCGACCGTCCCACCGCGGTCTTCTGCGACAACGACGAAATGGCGATCGGCCTGATGCACGGGCTGATCGTGGCCGGGCTGCGGGTGCCGCAGGACATCTCGGTCATGGGGTTCGACAACATCGAGATGGCGGCCTACAGCAGCCCCGGCCTGACCACGATCCGCCAGCACCGCGCCCGCCTTGGCCGGCGCGCCGCCGAAGTCCTGCTGGCCCGCATGCAGGGCCAGCAGGTCACCGACAGCATCACCCTCGGCGTCGATCTGGTGGTCCGTGCCAGCACCGGACAGGCGGCAAAAACGTGA
- a CDS encoding PAS domain-containing protein yields MPDPTLPEALRAQIARSRIAISLAAAMPDMPLCMVNDAFCRLTGFDADDSLGRNCRFLQSSATPRDQIGAMSRFLADDAQDDGRFPVMNRTRDGRSFMNLVFMSKLRGGDGTLRFVIGSQFDVTASDAAGTIARDDVALSRNMADLRRAAGQFGLIMSDSTGLIARSISTLARITLRDE; encoded by the coding sequence ATGCCCGACCCCACGCTGCCCGAAGCCCTGCGCGCCCAGATCGCGCGGTCGCGGATCGCCATTTCCCTGGCGGCGGCGATGCCCGACATGCCGCTGTGCATGGTCAACGACGCCTTCTGCCGGCTGACCGGCTTTGACGCCGATGACAGCTTGGGCCGCAACTGCCGCTTTCTGCAATCCTCCGCAACGCCGCGGGACCAGATCGGCGCGATGTCGCGGTTCCTGGCCGACGATGCACAGGACGACGGGCGGTTCCCGGTTATGAACCGCACCCGCGATGGGCGGTCGTTCATGAACTTGGTGTTCATGTCCAAGCTGCGCGGCGGCGACGGCACGCTGCGTTTCGTGATCGGGTCGCAGTTCGACGTGACCGCATCCGATGCGGCAGGAACGATCGCGCGCGATGATGTGGCACTTAGCCGCAACATGGCGGACTTGCGCCGGGCCGCGGGACAGTTCGGACTGATCATGTCGGATTCCACGGGGCTGATCGCCCGTTCGATCAGCACGCTTGCAAGGATCACGTTGCGCGATGAATGA